A DNA window from Microcystis aeruginosa NIES-843 contains the following coding sequences:
- a CDS encoding PIN domain-containing protein, with amino-acid sequence MYQKSHDQARGLKTDSSQLFLLINILHNSYQVSKRATPLLPNHYHLLEELTQGCEILPVSLETLEYAVKLRDRYLISFWDSLIVASAVLGDATILYSEDMQDGLIINNSLQVINPFKDLNS; translated from the coding sequence ATTTATCAGAAAAGTCATGATCAAGCTAGAGGTTTAAAGACTGATTCGAGCCAATTATTTTTATTAATAAATATTTTACACAATTCATACCAGGTAAGCAAGAGAGCTACGCCACTACTACCGAATCATTACCATCTACTTGAAGAATTGACACAAGGGTGTGAAATCTTACCTGTCTCCCTCGAAACCCTTGAGTATGCCGTGAAATTACGAGATCGCTACTTAATTTCATTTTGGGATAGCCTGATTGTTGCTAGTGCAGTTTTAGGCGATGCAACTATTCTCTACTCAGAAGATATGCAAGATGGTTTAATTATCAATAATAGCTTACAGGTTATCAATCCCTTTAAGGATTTAAACTCTTAA